The proteins below are encoded in one region of Verrucomicrobiota bacterium:
- a CDS encoding LptF/LptG family permease, giving the protein MFFPASCNGFLPVTVMTIFDRYLLNKFLIPFFYCVSGFISVWLVWDLSVNLPDFLSGHATFALVTHYYLLQIPSVIVLSVPVGLLLALLYTLTQMSRRNEIISMLCAGVSLYRIFVPLVIVGLVMTALLGALNYRLAPQAGSSSEEIKSEIKSGQKAFNGINNHLFRNREDRRLWYLTAMFTKANQALNVEIIQQNESGVVTEKWYTPHATYLPETGTWSLMDARHVIVDESGNQVSSESSPRLEIKGWHETPWKIASSKMNSDFMGLPELTDYLRYNAEFPETRLAPFVTHWNYRWALPWICFVVIFIAGPMGVVIGRRGIMGGVTAAIGLFAALIFSSSLFIALGKGDRIPGWVAGWGPILIFLSIGILFFWIKATGRELPKLRLPGF; this is encoded by the coding sequence GTGTTCTTTCCGGCCTCCTGCAACGGGTTTCTGCCGGTGACTGTCATGACGATCTTCGACCGCTACCTTCTCAACAAGTTTCTGATCCCGTTTTTTTACTGCGTTTCCGGATTCATCTCGGTCTGGCTGGTCTGGGATCTGAGTGTCAACTTGCCGGATTTTCTTTCCGGACATGCCACCTTTGCCCTCGTAACGCACTACTATCTTCTGCAGATCCCTAGCGTCATCGTCCTAAGCGTGCCCGTGGGACTTCTCCTCGCCCTGCTCTACACACTAACCCAGATGTCCCGGCGTAACGAGATCATCTCCATGCTTTGCGCAGGCGTCAGCCTCTACAGGATTTTCGTCCCACTGGTAATTGTTGGACTCGTCATGACGGCTCTTCTAGGGGCCCTTAACTACCGACTGGCTCCGCAGGCTGGATCCTCAAGCGAAGAGATCAAGAGCGAGATCAAGTCGGGACAGAAGGCGTTTAACGGGATTAACAATCATCTCTTCCGCAACCGCGAGGACCGCCGACTCTGGTATCTCACTGCCATGTTCACCAAGGCCAACCAAGCCTTGAATGTCGAGATCATCCAGCAGAACGAGTCGGGAGTCGTGACGGAGAAATGGTATACTCCCCATGCCACCTATCTACCTGAAACCGGAACATGGTCACTCATGGATGCCAGGCATGTGATCGTCGATGAATCGGGAAACCAAGTCTCCTCAGAGTCCTCCCCACGCCTAGAAATCAAGGGTTGGCATGAAACCCCTTGGAAAATCGCCAGCTCGAAGATGAACTCTGATTTCATGGGGCTCCCAGAACTGACCGATTATCTGCGCTACAATGCTGAGTTTCCAGAGACTCGCCTAGCGCCCTTCGTGACTCATTGGAACTACCGCTGGGCCCTTCCCTGGATCTGTTTTGTGGTGATCTTTATCGCGGGTCCCATGGGTGTGGTCATCGGGCGCCGCGGGATTATGGGAGGGGTTACCGCGGCGATCGGACTCTTCGCCGCGCTGATTTTCTCAAGCAGCCTCTTCATTGCCCTCGGCAAGGGGGATCGCATCCCGGGATGGGTTGCAGGATGGGGGCCGATCCTGATCTTCCTGTCCATAGGAATCCTCTTCTTCTGGATCAAGGCAACGGGCCGGGAGCTTCCAAAGTTGCGGTTGCCCGGCTTCTGA
- the dusB gene encoding tRNA dihydrouridine synthase DusB, translating to MEKGSLPLFLAPMAGVTNSIFRTICKEKGADILTTEFVSADGIMHRNARTRGYVEFTPLERPMGVQLFGGDPERLAEAAQQVIDWVKPDFIDINFGCPASKVVCRNGGSALLRDCPLLEKVANAVVRACAPLPVTAKIRIGWDANTINAVQTAQLLEGAGIRRIAVHGRTKAQGYSGEADWEVIASVAASVSVPVIGNGDIADGATALNRMKTGVSGLMIGRAAMTNPWIFTEVKASLQGIPYTPPSLEMRWELVRRHCSEEVASKGDERFAMQGMRSRLMAYTRGMPAARPLRASLSSVGSLMELDDIIERHLLEIPEETALLIS from the coding sequence ATGGAGAAGGGTTCCCTTCCGCTCTTCCTGGCCCCTATGGCGGGGGTCACTAATTCCATCTTCCGTACCATCTGCAAGGAAAAGGGAGCTGATATCCTGACAACGGAGTTCGTCTCTGCGGACGGCATCATGCACCGGAATGCCCGGACGCGGGGCTATGTGGAGTTCACTCCCCTGGAGCGTCCTATGGGGGTCCAGCTGTTTGGAGGGGACCCAGAAAGGCTCGCTGAAGCTGCACAACAGGTCATCGACTGGGTGAAGCCCGACTTCATCGACATCAATTTCGGCTGTCCCGCAAGCAAGGTGGTCTGCCGCAACGGAGGCTCCGCGCTCTTGCGCGACTGCCCGTTGCTGGAAAAAGTCGCCAATGCTGTCGTGCGGGCCTGCGCTCCACTGCCCGTCACCGCAAAGATCCGTATCGGATGGGACGCCAACACCATCAACGCCGTGCAGACGGCTCAACTCCTGGAGGGGGCAGGCATCCGACGCATCGCCGTCCATGGCCGCACCAAGGCACAAGGATACTCGGGTGAAGCCGATTGGGAGGTGATAGCCTCCGTCGCCGCCTCTGTCTCAGTTCCAGTAATCGGCAACGGAGACATCGCTGACGGCGCAACGGCACTCAATCGCATGAAAACAGGGGTCTCAGGACTGATGATCGGGCGGGCGGCAATGACCAATCCCTGGATTTTCACCGAGGTGAAGGCGTCGCTCCAAGGAATTCCTTACACGCCTCCATCCTTAGAGATGAGGTGGGAGCTCGTGCGCCGGCATTGCTCTGAAGAAGTGGCATCCAAGGGAGATGAACGCTTCGCGATGCAGGGCATGAGGTCACGCCTCATGGCCTACACGCGGGGAATGCCGGCCGCCCGTCCCCTCCGCGCCAGCCTCTCGTCAGTTGGCTCCCTGATGGAACTCGACGACATTATTGAACGCCATCTCCTGGAAATTCCCGAGGAGACGGCCCTCCTGATTTCTTAA
- a CDS encoding PAS domain-containing protein: MHGVVFWGACLFLVGCCLWWFFCGIVLPARELLEILRRIAGGDFRPVILSGLPWIFRKPTGELRVIAETLARQKSLLAEEEFSIAVILESMTEGVVITGDDLRIRLVNKAAVGMFNLRGEVKGLLLPEVFMGHELQGVAQRAAVTGEVQRGELTLGIPGRSDRCHLVVTAATLKTPDMKSPGGCLMVLHDVTRLRELESVRREFVANVSHEFRTPLSIINGYLETLQEGGLSREMTRKSLTVMRRHADRLNHLIEDLLTISRMEEKGGSLETLPTNLGVLLSNVVEHLESEVKERGARVLLEVSSALPDVQVDGYRIEQAFSNLLVNALRHGVPQEGNGGDIVISASLQGFEVAISFRDQGPGIPFQDQDHIFERFYRVGGDRARQTGGTGLGLSIVKNVVQAHGGRMALDSRPGEGSTFTIFLPV, translated from the coding sequence ATGCATGGCGTTGTTTTCTGGGGAGCCTGCCTGTTTCTGGTTGGTTGCTGTCTCTGGTGGTTTTTCTGCGGCATCGTACTCCCGGCAAGGGAACTGTTGGAAATCCTTAGGAGGATAGCCGGTGGCGATTTCAGGCCGGTGATCCTGAGTGGATTGCCATGGATCTTTAGGAAGCCTACCGGTGAGCTGAGGGTCATCGCGGAAACGCTTGCCCGTCAGAAGAGCCTTCTTGCCGAGGAAGAATTCAGCATCGCGGTCATTCTGGAGAGCATGACGGAGGGCGTGGTCATCACGGGAGATGATCTGCGTATTCGTCTGGTGAACAAAGCAGCCGTCGGGATGTTCAATCTGCGTGGAGAAGTGAAGGGTCTCTTGCTACCGGAAGTCTTCATGGGCCATGAACTCCAAGGGGTAGCCCAACGTGCCGCAGTCACAGGTGAAGTGCAACGAGGCGAGTTGACTCTCGGCATTCCGGGAAGAAGTGATCGTTGCCATCTGGTGGTGACGGCCGCCACGCTCAAGACCCCCGACATGAAGTCCCCGGGAGGATGTCTCATGGTGCTGCATGACGTGACCAGGCTTCGCGAATTGGAGTCCGTAAGAAGGGAATTTGTAGCCAATGTCTCGCACGAATTTCGCACCCCCCTGTCGATCATCAACGGCTATCTGGAGACGCTTCAAGAGGGAGGACTGAGTCGCGAGATGACGCGTAAATCACTAACGGTGATGCGCCGCCACGCCGACAGGTTGAACCATTTGATCGAAGATCTTCTCACTATCAGCCGCATGGAGGAAAAAGGGGGTAGCCTCGAGACTCTTCCTACGAACCTGGGAGTGCTCCTCTCGAATGTGGTTGAGCACTTGGAGAGTGAAGTGAAGGAACGTGGTGCTCGTGTCCTGCTGGAGGTCAGCTCGGCACTTCCTGATGTCCAGGTTGACGGATACAGGATTGAACAGGCCTTCTCGAATCTCCTGGTCAACGCGCTTCGCCACGGCGTTCCCCAGGAAGGTAATGGTGGCGACATCGTGATCAGCGCATCGCTGCAGGGGTTTGAAGTCGCCATCAGTTTCCGCGATCAAGGACCCGGGATTCCGTTCCAAGATCAGGATCATATTTTCGAGCGTTTTTACCGTGTCGGGGGCGACCGCGCCCGTCAGACGGGAGGCACTGGTCTGGGATTGTCGATTGTGAAAAACGTGGTCCAGGCACACGGAGGGCGTATGGCTCTGGATAGCCGCCCGGGCGAGGGCTCCACCTTCACGATTTTCCTGCCGGTTTAG
- a CDS encoding response regulator, translating to MSETILVIEDEEDVSDLIRYHLKKAKLRVIVAADGVEGLALAAEECPDAIILDIMLPRLNGFEVAKKLKAKDRTAGIPLLILSAKGEADSRIKGLELGADDYLPKPFSPRELLLRIQSLLKRARPDVVSESAAAGPFVLDRTSLRVMLDGQRIDLTSTEFRLLSLLIGKGGAIQSRDELLHEVWGYRSTVDTRTVDTHMRRLREKLGLHSAYLETIRGEGYRFMAPAQLI from the coding sequence ATGTCCGAGACAATACTTGTGATTGAAGATGAAGAAGATGTATCCGATCTGATCCGATATCATCTGAAAAAAGCCAAGCTGCGGGTCATTGTGGCTGCTGATGGTGTGGAGGGGCTGGCTTTGGCGGCGGAGGAGTGTCCGGATGCGATCATTCTGGACATCATGCTTCCCCGGCTCAACGGATTTGAGGTTGCCAAGAAGTTGAAGGCTAAAGATCGCACGGCTGGCATTCCGCTTTTGATCCTGAGTGCCAAGGGTGAGGCGGATAGCCGGATCAAGGGGCTTGAACTGGGAGCCGATGATTATCTGCCCAAGCCCTTCAGTCCGAGAGAGCTGCTACTCAGGATCCAATCCCTCCTGAAAAGGGCGCGTCCAGACGTGGTTTCAGAATCCGCTGCCGCAGGTCCTTTCGTTCTGGACCGCACTTCCTTAAGAGTGATGCTTGACGGGCAGCGGATCGACCTGACTTCGACCGAATTCAGATTGCTCTCCCTCCTCATCGGGAAGGGAGGCGCGATTCAATCACGTGACGAACTGCTCCACGAGGTCTGGGGATACCGCAGCACAGTCGATACGCGGACGGTCGATACCCACATGCGCCGCCTTCGCGAAAAACTAGGCCTCCATTCGGCCTATTTGGAGACTATCCGGGGTGAGGGTTACCGCTTCATGGCGCCCGCCCAGTTGATCTGA
- a CDS encoding 6-phosphofructokinase, with protein MKTIGVLTSGGDAPGMNPAIRAVARTAAQQNCRVVGINNGYDGIFDGNIEELGHRSLASIIDRGGTILQSSRCKRMYSPEGVDAARARLTELGIHGLIVIGGDGSLTGARELARRGVPVVGIPASIDNDLSGTEMAIGVDTATNTIMDLVDRIRDTARSHRRCFLIEVMGRNSGYLALTTAISSGASVAVIPEFRYNMEKIVSLLHKRYQEDRGNSIVMLAEGVCGAEPFMEHMQKAVPGGEFEQEIRITVLGHVQRGGSPTHFDRMLGARFGELAVMGLLQQETGCMTALSKGSATLIDLDRVIGKKKHPAPELLRLARNLKVEFGDTVEL; from the coding sequence ATGAAAACTATCGGCGTATTGACATCGGGCGGAGACGCCCCCGGAATGAATCCTGCGATTCGCGCGGTAGCGCGGACCGCTGCCCAACAAAACTGCCGTGTGGTTGGCATCAATAACGGTTATGATGGAATTTTCGACGGGAATATCGAGGAACTCGGCCACCGTAGCCTAGCCTCCATCATCGACCGCGGCGGAACAATCCTCCAGTCAAGCCGCTGCAAACGGATGTACAGCCCCGAGGGCGTTGATGCCGCACGGGCTCGTCTCACCGAGCTCGGCATCCACGGCCTGATCGTTATCGGAGGGGATGGCTCCCTAACCGGAGCCCGCGAACTCGCGCGACGGGGTGTGCCCGTGGTGGGGATTCCCGCCAGCATTGACAACGACCTCTCCGGCACAGAAATGGCCATCGGCGTCGATACGGCGACCAATACGATCATGGACTTGGTCGACCGGATTCGGGACACGGCCAGATCCCACCGTCGCTGCTTTCTCATTGAGGTGATGGGCCGCAATTCCGGATACCTTGCCCTGACCACGGCTATAAGCTCGGGCGCCTCGGTAGCTGTCATTCCCGAGTTCCGCTACAATATGGAGAAAATAGTCTCCCTACTTCACAAGCGCTATCAAGAGGATCGTGGTAATTCCATCGTGATGCTGGCGGAAGGCGTCTGCGGTGCTGAACCCTTCATGGAGCACATGCAGAAAGCCGTTCCCGGAGGGGAATTCGAGCAGGAAATCCGCATTACCGTCCTGGGTCATGTGCAGCGCGGTGGAAGTCCGACACACTTCGACCGCATGCTTGGCGCAAGATTCGGCGAACTGGCGGTCATGGGACTGCTTCAGCAAGAAACAGGGTGCATGACAGCACTCTCCAAGGGGAGCGCCACGCTGATCGACCTTGATAGGGTGATCGGAAAGAAGAAACATCCCGCCCCGGAGCTCCTACGTCTTGCCAGGAATCTGAAGGTCGAGTTCGGCGATACTGTCGAACTCTGA
- a CDS encoding DegT/DnrJ/EryC1/StrS family aminotransferase, translating into MPLPLPIPLFDLSRLGTQVDEAVREAALRVLGHRGYVLGAEVEAFESDLTAYLGGGHAVGMSSGTDAQLALLMAMGIGEGDAVISTPYTFFATAGCIHRTGAEILFCDIDSATFMMDPASLRALLSSFKKDADGDLRSPKGNRIRLIVPIHLFGACCDMDGIGAVAAEFGIEILEDAAQSLGAKYPSQSGTKSSGLIAPTSYVSFYPSKNLGAAGDAGATLCLDAEMADKLRRIRNHGMEQRYYHKVVGGNFRIDAIQAAVLRAKLPFLDGWNATRRANAAAYGEAFEAADLLDRVTLPAEPFADSGLLDHHIYHQYVIRSQKRDAVMAHLMEQKIGCAIYYPVPLHLQECFAYLGHKLGDFPASEQAAKESLALPIFPGLRPDEQQQVVEAIKQALN; encoded by the coding sequence GTGCCTCTTCCTCTTCCTATCCCACTTTTTGACCTGAGCCGTCTCGGAACGCAGGTCGATGAGGCTGTCCGCGAGGCTGCCCTTCGCGTTCTCGGACATAGAGGTTATGTCCTTGGTGCTGAAGTGGAGGCGTTTGAGAGTGATCTTACCGCATATCTCGGTGGTGGTCATGCGGTCGGAATGTCCTCAGGAACAGATGCTCAGCTGGCACTGCTGATGGCGATGGGCATAGGTGAGGGTGATGCGGTTATCTCCACTCCCTACACATTCTTTGCCACCGCTGGTTGCATTCATCGCACCGGTGCCGAGATTCTCTTCTGCGACATTGATTCGGCCACTTTCATGATGGATCCCGCGAGTCTGCGAGCCTTGCTCTCCTCATTCAAGAAGGATGCTGATGGTGATCTTCGATCCCCCAAGGGAAACCGCATACGACTTATCGTTCCGATTCATCTTTTCGGAGCCTGTTGCGACATGGATGGAATCGGCGCCGTCGCGGCAGAGTTCGGGATCGAAATTCTCGAGGATGCCGCCCAGAGCCTCGGTGCGAAATATCCATCGCAGTCAGGAACCAAGTCCTCCGGACTTATTGCCCCTACCTCCTATGTCAGCTTCTACCCAAGCAAGAATCTCGGTGCTGCCGGAGATGCTGGCGCGACTCTCTGCCTTGACGCGGAGATGGCCGATAAGCTCCGGCGTATTCGTAACCATGGCATGGAGCAGCGCTACTACCACAAGGTAGTCGGCGGCAATTTTCGCATCGATGCCATTCAGGCGGCTGTTCTCCGGGCCAAACTTCCCTTCCTGGATGGATGGAATGCCACGCGCCGCGCGAACGCTGCCGCCTATGGGGAGGCTTTCGAAGCGGCAGATCTCCTCGACCGCGTGACACTTCCTGCCGAACCTTTTGCTGATTCAGGCCTCCTTGACCATCACATCTATCATCAGTACGTGATCCGGAGCCAGAAGAGGGATGCTGTGATGGCCCATCTTATGGAGCAGAAGATCGGATGCGCCATCTACTATCCCGTGCCGCTCCATTTGCAGGAGTGCTTTGCCTACCTCGGTCACAAGCTGGGCGACTTCCCTGCAAGCGAGCAAGCGGCCAAGGAGAGTCTTGCCCTGCCCATCTTCCCCGGACTCCGACCTGATGAGCAGCAGCAGGTGGTGGAGGCGATTAAGCAGGCGTTGAATTAA
- a CDS encoding OmpA family protein, with the protein MRFQTFALLSITALLTLSGCANKKNKQYAGVDGDYVSGTPLGERTEGANFMGSNVQRGQYAPVQFGYDSSSVAPDQESKVAAVADALKGSGKTVIVAGFTDERGTQEYNRSLGEKRALAVREALIAKGMKANNVQTVSFGSEMPVDPASNDSAWAKNRRAEFGVVK; encoded by the coding sequence ATGCGTTTTCAAACCTTTGCCCTCCTTTCCATCACGGCCCTGCTTACTCTTTCCGGCTGTGCCAACAAGAAGAACAAGCAATACGCCGGCGTCGACGGCGACTATGTGAGCGGCACGCCGCTTGGAGAACGGACCGAGGGCGCCAACTTCATGGGCTCAAACGTGCAGCGCGGTCAGTATGCGCCTGTCCAGTTCGGGTATGACAGTTCCTCTGTGGCTCCCGACCAGGAGTCCAAGGTGGCCGCTGTCGCTGACGCCCTCAAGGGAAGCGGCAAAACGGTCATCGTTGCCGGATTCACTGACGAGCGCGGCACCCAGGAATACAACCGCAGTTTGGGTGAGAAGCGCGCCCTGGCCGTGCGCGAGGCCCTGATCGCCAAGGGCATGAAGGCTAACAATGTCCAGACCGTCAGTTTTGGTTCCGAAATGCCCGTTGATCCAGCCAGCAACGATTCCGCTTGGGCCAAGAATCGGCGCGCTGAGTTCGGTGTGGTGAAGTAA
- a CDS encoding biopolymer transporter Tol, with translation MIRLHRLLPLLAACLLGASLQAADAPTITVRKSDALNVAFAGIGGSDGALATKVVQNDLTLAGWFALVQPGMASFTVSGTFAGGVLQGKVVKGGEVVLSKNYSGSPRMAAHQFVDDIVQTLTDHKGIATSTIAFVSNRSGRKEIYLADYDGSNGRQLTHDNGLSVSPALSPNGHRLAYTGYQAGYADIYVIDLATGARVRLVKFPGTNSGARFSPDGNLLACTISKDGNPELYVVSLSGVARRLTHTRAAESSPTWSPNAAEIIYSCDETGVPQLYKISSTGGSGRLVPTGFGYCTEPSWSPDGQRLAFNVRSGGGFSVAVMDLNGGGARIVAQGENPVWGADSRHVVYSTGSTISLLDVPTGKSIPVISGLGKVTEPTWTR, from the coding sequence ATGATCCGACTACACCGTCTTCTTCCTCTTCTTGCGGCTTGCCTGTTGGGAGCCTCTCTCCAGGCGGCCGATGCTCCGACCATCACCGTCCGCAAGAGTGATGCCCTGAATGTCGCTTTCGCCGGGATTGGAGGCAGTGATGGGGCTCTTGCCACCAAGGTGGTCCAGAATGACCTGACGCTTGCCGGATGGTTCGCATTGGTCCAGCCAGGGATGGCTTCCTTCACGGTCAGCGGTACATTCGCCGGAGGAGTTCTTCAGGGTAAGGTCGTCAAGGGAGGCGAGGTGGTGCTCTCCAAGAACTACAGTGGCAGTCCCCGCATGGCCGCCCACCAGTTTGTAGATGATATCGTTCAAACCTTGACCGATCACAAGGGGATCGCCACCAGCACGATTGCCTTTGTTAGCAATCGTAGTGGCAGGAAAGAGATCTATCTTGCTGATTATGACGGATCCAATGGCCGCCAACTCACCCATGACAATGGCTTGAGCGTCTCACCGGCACTCAGCCCCAACGGCCATCGGCTCGCCTATACCGGCTATCAGGCAGGGTATGCAGATATCTACGTCATTGATCTGGCAACGGGAGCCCGGGTGCGGTTGGTCAAATTTCCCGGAACCAACTCAGGCGCCCGCTTCTCACCCGACGGGAACCTTCTTGCCTGCACCATCAGCAAGGATGGGAATCCCGAGCTTTATGTGGTCAGTCTGAGTGGCGTAGCCCGCCGGTTGACCCACACCCGCGCGGCCGAATCGAGCCCCACTTGGTCTCCGAACGCCGCAGAGATCATCTACTCCTGCGATGAGACTGGCGTGCCGCAGCTCTACAAGATTTCTTCGACTGGGGGAAGTGGTCGACTTGTGCCCACGGGATTCGGTTACTGCACCGAGCCAAGCTGGTCTCCTGACGGACAGAGACTTGCCTTCAATGTTCGTTCAGGTGGAGGATTCTCCGTCGCTGTAATGGATCTGAATGGAGGAGGAGCCCGGATCGTCGCGCAGGGAGAGAATCCTGTATGGGGAGCCGATTCACGCCATGTCGTCTACAGTACCGGCAGCACCATTTCCTTACTTGATGTCCCGACAGGCAAATCCATTCCCGTGATCAGCGGTCTTGGGAAGGTCACGGAGCCGACCTGGACGCGGTAG
- a CDS encoding prephenate dehydratase codes for MSSSSTAKSGKVAYLGPEGTFSHLVVLRRFPKRAGLPVATITEVFHAVRSGQAQLGIVPIENSSGGTITETVDLLIEQAGKIFIAEELALDVRLALLGHAGTAFGKLKAVYSHVMPLRHHRDWIMENLPSVTMIESSSTAEAAKKAALSVTSVALAAPGAAELYGLSILKFPVRPEAVNVTHFFVISATPSELPKEKRSKTAIVAALPQTSGSLHRFLGPFARAGVNLCRIVSRPVPGQPETYVFYLEIEGSAEDAKVKKALAGARRLSVRLELPGSYATRPRYRSAR; via the coding sequence ATGTCCTCTTCATCAACTGCCAAGTCTGGTAAGGTTGCTTATCTTGGTCCCGAAGGTACCTTTTCCCACCTTGTCGTGCTGAGACGTTTTCCAAAACGGGCAGGGCTTCCCGTGGCTACGATCACCGAGGTGTTTCATGCTGTCCGCTCGGGGCAAGCCCAACTGGGTATTGTGCCGATCGAGAACTCCTCCGGAGGCACTATTACAGAAACCGTCGATCTGCTCATTGAGCAGGCAGGCAAGATATTCATTGCCGAGGAACTGGCTCTTGATGTCCGCCTCGCCCTACTGGGGCACGCCGGCACAGCCTTTGGAAAGTTGAAGGCCGTCTATTCGCATGTGATGCCCCTCCGGCATCACCGTGACTGGATCATGGAAAACCTTCCGAGCGTCACCATGATCGAGAGCTCAAGCACGGCGGAAGCCGCGAAAAAAGCTGCGCTTTCTGTCACCTCTGTCGCCCTTGCAGCTCCCGGGGCCGCGGAACTTTACGGACTTTCTATTCTGAAATTTCCCGTCCGCCCGGAGGCTGTGAATGTCACCCATTTCTTCGTGATCTCGGCTACGCCCTCCGAATTGCCGAAAGAGAAGCGCAGCAAGACGGCAATCGTCGCTGCCCTTCCCCAGACTTCGGGAAGTCTGCATCGGTTTTTGGGGCCCTTTGCCCGAGCCGGAGTGAACCTTTGCAGGATTGTCTCCCGTCCGGTTCCCGGACAACCCGAGACCTATGTTTTTTATCTGGAGATCGAGGGATCTGCCGAGGATGCCAAAGTGAAAAAAGCCCTTGCGGGAGCACGCCGTCTTTCGGTGCGCCTCGAGTTGCCGGGATCGTACGCTACCAGACCCCGCTATCGGAGCGCGCGCTGA
- a CDS encoding MarR family transcriptional regulator translates to MTPAADHPNNQLNPLNLEEVDSLAEIIMVMQRRFLASLMGELARGKVSFPQFFLLGHLCSQGPSGMSCIATLMDHSMPAATGLVQRLEKLGYIKRSSDKEDRRKVRVQTTQKGSRLVEGIRKEMAANLEKVMELLEPPEQRAWLDIYKKIHDYCTSCHR, encoded by the coding sequence ATGACTCCAGCTGCCGACCATCCGAACAACCAGCTTAACCCTCTCAATCTTGAGGAGGTGGATTCTCTGGCCGAAATCATCATGGTGATGCAGCGCCGTTTCTTGGCTAGCCTGATGGGAGAACTGGCACGGGGAAAAGTCTCCTTCCCTCAGTTTTTCCTGCTTGGACATCTCTGTTCCCAAGGGCCTTCCGGAATGAGCTGCATTGCTACGCTCATGGATCATAGCATGCCTGCTGCGACGGGACTTGTGCAGCGACTGGAAAAGCTGGGCTACATCAAACGCTCTTCCGACAAAGAGGACCGAAGAAAAGTGAGGGTTCAAACAACCCAAAAGGGAAGCCGTCTTGTGGAGGGAATCCGCAAGGAAATGGCAGCCAACCTCGAAAAGGTCATGGAACTTCTGGAGCCCCCGGAACAGAGGGCTTGGTTGGACATTTACAAAAAAATACACGATTACTGCACATCCTGCCATCGATGA